The genomic interval ATGATGCAGTTAAACTTGCAACACCTAGAAAATTTACTCTAGAACAAGCACTTGACTACATTGCTGAAGATGAGCTTGTAGAAGTTACTCCAACAAATGTTAGATTAAGAAAGAAAATTTTAAAAGAAGGAGACAGAAGAAAAAACTGGTCTGCTTTAAATAATAAATAAAATTTGACTAAAGAGTTATTACAAAAATTGGAGTAATAACTCTTTTTTATGATATAATACTTTTAATTCTAAAATCAATGGAGGTTGATATGAAAAAATTTAAATTTTTAATGTTATTCTGTTTATTTGGTTCTATGGCTTTTGCAGCTCCTAAAACTACAAAAGTTACAAAAAATGAATATGATTTAAAATTTAATCCAAATAAATACGTTTCAAAAGAAACTGAGGTCAATGGTAAAAAAGTAAAATATCGTGCTTATGAAAATATTATTTATGTAAAAAATCCTGTAGATAAAGAATATCAAAATATGAATATCTATATTCCTGAAGAATATTTTAATAATTCTTCTATAGGAAATTATAATAGCTCTAATGCTCCTATCTTTTTACCTAATAGTGTTGGAGGATACATGCCAGGTAAAGCTGATAAAGTAGGACTTGGTAGAGATGGAAAAGCTAACTCTCTTAGTTATGCACTATCAAAAGGTTATGTGGTTGCAGCACCTGGTGCAAGAGGTAGAACTTTAACTGATAAAAATGGAGCTTATACAGGAAAAGCTCCTGCTGCAATAGTTGACTTAAAGGCAGCAGTTAGATACCTTTATTTTAATGATGAAGTTATGCCAGGTGATGCTAATAAGATAATTTCAAATGGAACTAGTGCTGGTGGGGCTTTATCAGCTCTTTTAGGAGCAAGTGGAAACTCTCAAGACTATCTTCCTTACCTAACAGAGCTTGGAGCAGCTGATACAAGAGATGATATTTACGCTGTATCTTCTTATTGCCCTATTACAAATTTAGAAAATGCTGATTCTGCTTATGAATGGATGTACAATGGAGTTAACACATTTTCAAGAATGGAGTTCACAAGAAATACATCTGCTCAAGAATATAATGATAGAAGCTTAACTCGTACAACTGTTCAAGATAGTTTAACAGAAGATGAAATAAGAATATCTAATAGATTGAAAAATATATTCCCAGCTTATTTAAACAGTTTAAAATTAACTGATGATAAAGGAAATCTATTAACTCTTGATAAAAATGGTAATGGAACTTTCAAATCATATCTTTCTCTTATAATTAAAAATTCTGCTAATAAGGCTTTAGCTGAGGGAAAGGATATCAGTGAATTTAAAAAAGCTTTCACTATTGAAAATGGTAAAGTTGTTGCTGTTGATTTAGATGTTTATACTCATATTGGTGATAGAATGAAATCTCCACCTGCTTTTGATAGTTTAGATGCAAGCTCTGGAGAAAATAATCTGTTTGGTGATAAGAAAACTGATAATAAAAACTTCACTAAATTTTCTTTTGATATAGCTAATAAAGAAGCTATTGAATACTACCAAAAAGGTAAATTTAATGATAAGAGTATTAAAATTGTAATTCCAAAAATGGCAGATAAAGCTATAATAAAAATGATGAATCCTATGAATTATATTGAGAGTGCTCCAACTAAATATTGGAGAATAAGACACGGAGCAATAGATAAGGATACTTCTCTTGCTATCCCTGCAATACTAGCTATTAAATTAAAAAATTCTGGAAAAATTGTAGACTTTGCTGCTCCTTGGGGACAAGGACATGGTGGAGATTATGATTTAGATGAATTATTTGATTGGATTGACACTGTTGTAAATAAATAATAAAAAAACTGCATTCCAATCTCTAAATGAGATTAGTTTGCAGTTTTATTTTTTATTAATTAAAGTCTGCTGCTGCATCTGTTAAACCACCAAATATAGCAGTTAAAACATCCTCAGTATTGATTACTTTCCATTCTCCATCCACTTTTTCCATATGTACTATCACATCAGTTTCTGTATAATCTAATTCTTTTTTTGTCAAATTTTCAAAATATTCTAAAGATTTTTTTTGGAAAGCTTCTTCACCCATATTAGAATCAAATAAAGGTTTTAATGCCACTAAATACTCTGTCATATATTTAACAAAATCTGCAGATTTTATTGTCACATCAAGTTCAGCCATATTTTTTTCTTCATTAACTTTATTAACTTTGTAAGAACCTTTTTCTAAAATTCCAGCTAACATTTTAGAAACTTCATTTCCATCTTTCATTTTCTTGCTCACATCTGCTATAGTTTGCTTAAAATTTTTCTCAAAAGCTTTTTGTGAATCAGGTTTACCACAAGCAACTAACATTAAAAATACAAAAACCAACAGAACATAACGAAACATTTTTTTCATACTACTTTCCTCCTTGATATTTGATAATATCCTATCATATATTTAAGAAATTTGAAAGTATATATTTTAATTTTTTGAAAAAAATAAAGGTGTTCATTTTTACTACTTCTATAAAAGTACTTGTTACACTTTGCTATATTTAATAACTATGCTACTAGTAAATTAACCTTAGAATCAAATTTTAAAAATATATTTTTAAAATTTTTGCTTGATTTTTTTAGAAAATAAAGTATAATAAGGACAACTAAGATAAAAGGAGGTTTTTACAAAGATGAAAAAAATATCATTAGTTATTTTAGTACTAGCTGGAATTCTAGTAGGATGTACACATACAGAAAAAACTGCAACAGGAGGTGCTCTAGCTGGAGCTGCTGTAGGAGCTATGCTTGGTAACGATGTTAGAGGTACTGCTGTAGGAGCTGCTATTGGTGGAGCACT from Fusobacterium pseudoperiodonticum carries:
- a CDS encoding DUF5105 domain-containing protein, producing the protein MKKMFRYVLLVFVFLMLVACGKPDSQKAFEKNFKQTIADVSKKMKDGNEVSKMLAGILEKGSYKVNKVNEEKNMAELDVTIKSADFVKYMTEYLVALKPLFDSNMGEEAFQKKSLEYFENLTKKELDYTETDVIVHMEKVDGEWKVINTEDVLTAIFGGLTDAAADFN
- a CDS encoding YMGG-like glycine zipper-containing protein, translating into MKKISLVILVLAGILVGCTHTEKTATGGALAGAAVGAMLGNDVRGTAVGAAIGGALGAGAGELTKNK
- a CDS encoding subtype B tannase, which gives rise to MKKFKFLMLFCLFGSMAFAAPKTTKVTKNEYDLKFNPNKYVSKETEVNGKKVKYRAYENIIYVKNPVDKEYQNMNIYIPEEYFNNSSIGNYNSSNAPIFLPNSVGGYMPGKADKVGLGRDGKANSLSYALSKGYVVAAPGARGRTLTDKNGAYTGKAPAAIVDLKAAVRYLYFNDEVMPGDANKIISNGTSAGGALSALLGASGNSQDYLPYLTELGAADTRDDIYAVSSYCPITNLENADSAYEWMYNGVNTFSRMEFTRNTSAQEYNDRSLTRTTVQDSLTEDEIRISNRLKNIFPAYLNSLKLTDDKGNLLTLDKNGNGTFKSYLSLIIKNSANKALAEGKDISEFKKAFTIENGKVVAVDLDVYTHIGDRMKSPPAFDSLDASSGENNLFGDKKTDNKNFTKFSFDIANKEAIEYYQKGKFNDKSIKIVIPKMADKAIIKMMNPMNYIESAPTKYWRIRHGAIDKDTSLAIPAILAIKLKNSGKIVDFAAPWGQGHGGDYDLDELFDWIDTVVNK